A genomic segment from Triplophysa dalaica isolate WHDGS20190420 chromosome 22, ASM1584641v1, whole genome shotgun sequence encodes:
- the fstb gene encoding follistatin b produces MLQFPQLRQGGIALLIWFAHFMEQQKVQAGNCWLQQGKNGRCQVLYMSGMSREDCCRSGRLGTSWTEEDVPNNTLFRWLIFNGGAPNCIPCKETCDNVDCGPGKKCKMNKRNKPRCVCAPDCSNLTLKGPVCGSDGKTYRTECALLRAKCKKHPDLTVQYQGKCKKSCNDVRCPGSSTCVLDQTNNAYCVTCNRLCPEVISPEQYLCGNDGIVYASACHLRRATCILGRSIGVAYEGKCIDARSCEDIDCREGRKCLWEKTTGRGRCSVCDESCPESRPGDSVCAGDNVTYQSECVMRQAACSLGLVLEVKHSGSCNCK; encoded by the exons ATGCTACAGTTCCCGCAGCTCCGCCAAGGCGGGATCGCGCTTCTCATATGGTTCGCGCACTTCATGGAACAGCAGAAAGTTCAAG CCGGCAACTGCTGGCTTCAGCAGGGCAAGAACGGAAGATGCCAGGTTCTGTACATGTCCGGGATGAGCAGAGAGGACTGCTGCAGGAGCGGTCGACTGGGGACGTCGTGGACAGAGGAAGATGTGCCCAACAACACCCTGTTCAGATGGCTGATCTTCAATGGCGGCGCACCCAACTGTATACCTTGCAAAG AGACTTGCGATAATGTGGACTGTGGTCCCGGAAAGAAGTGCAAAATGAACAAGAGGAATAAACCGCGGTGTGTGTGCGCCCCAGACTGCTCCAACCTCACCTTGAAGGGGCCGGTGTGTGGCTCGGATGGGAAAACGTACAGGACCGAATGTGCCCTCCTCAGGGCCAAGTGCAAGAAACATCCCGACCTGACCGTACAGTACCAAGGAAAATGCAAAA AGTCGTGCAATGACGTCCGCTGTCCTGGAAGTTCGACGTGCGTACTGGACCAGACCAACAACGCCTACTGTGTAACCTGCAACCGGCTTTGCCCCGAAGTGATCTCGCCCGAGCAGTACCTGTGCGGGAACGATGGGATCGTGTACGCCAGTGCCTGCCATCTCAGGAGAGCCACTTGCATCCTGGGAAGGTCCATCGGAGTGGCGTATGAGGGGAAATGCATAG ATGCCAGATCGTGCGAAGACATCGATTGCCGGGAGGGACGAAAGTGCTTGTGGGAGAAGACGACGGGACGAGGACGCTGCTCGGTGTGCGACGAATCGTGTCCCGAGAGTCGCCCGGGCGACAGCGTTTGCGCCGGCGACAACGTCACTTACCAGAGCGAGTGCGTTATGAGGCAGGCCGCATGCTCGTTGGGTCTCGTCCTAGAAGTCAAACACTCGGGCTCGTGCAACTGTAAGTAG